The Kribbella sp. NBC_00662 nucleotide sequence GTTCGCGTCGCTGCTGCGGACCGGGGTCAGTCCGTACTCCTCGAGCGCGACGTACAGCCCTTCGCCGCCGATCACGAGGACCGGCGAGCCCTTCGGGTACTCGCTCGCGATCAGCTTCGCGGCCGCCTGCGCGGACGTCACCACGTCGTCGGCGATCACGTCCAGCCCGAACGATGCGAGGTGCTCGGCAACGACCCGGGCCGGGCGGCTCGCGTTGTTGGTGATGTACCCGATCCGCATGCCTTCCTTGGCAGCTTTCCGCAGGTTCTCCGGGGCGTCCGGGACCGGGTCGGGGCCGACGTACACGACGCCGTCGAGGTCGAGCAGCGCCACGTCGTACCGGCTCGCGAGCGGTTCGTCACACGCCGACAGCGGTTCGGGCGGCGTACTCATGCTTCACCCCGTACGATTCCGCGCATGCCGGATGCTAGGGGGGTGTTGAGACTCGACCCACTGCGCGCCTGGCGGTTCGTGGCGGGCAAGGTGAGCGCGCTCGGCGCGGTCACGTCACCGCCGTACGACGTGCTGGAACCCGCCATCGTCCGGCGGCTGACTGACTCTGATCTGCACAACATGGTGAGGCTCATCCTTCCACGCGATCCGGACCTCGGCCCGGGGCGGTACGACGAACCCGCGCAGCGGCTCGCCCGCTGGCAACGGGACGGCGTGGTCATCCAGGACGAACGCCCCGCGTTGTACGTCTACGAGCAGCGGCTGGGGGACGCCCTGCTGTGCGGACTGGTCGGTTCGTTGCGGCTGGATCCGGGACGCACCGTGGTGCTGCCGCACGAGGAAGTGATGCCGCACTGGGTCGACGACCGGCTGCGGTTGATGGAGGCGACGGACGCCGACCTGGAGCCGATCCTGCTCGCGTACGCCGGTGGCAGTGTGGCCAGCGATGCTGTGGACGCGGCGCGGGCCGGGGAGCCGTGGGTGGAGGCCGAGACGTACAACGGTGCGGAGCATCGCATCTGGCGGATCGACGACCCGCAGGTGCTCGAGGCAATCGCCGCCGAGTTGGCGAAGCATGAGGCTGTTATCGCGGACGGGCACCACCGGTATGCGGCATACCTGGAGAGGCAGCTGCGGGAGCCGTACCGGCCGGGCGCAGAGGCCGGTCTGGCGATGCTGGTCGACTACATCCGCCATCCGCTGACGCTGGACCCGATCCACCGCGTCGTACCGGGTCTGGATCTGGAGACCGTACGGACGCATACGCCGACCGGCTGGCAGATGCAGCCTGGTCGGGTGGAAGGCGATCCGGACCGCATCTCGATCACGGACGGCACCAGCTGGCTGACGCTCCACTCCGACGTGGACACGCCTACGGTCGCGCTGCTGCACGAGGTACTGCTGCCGGCCTGGGGCGTCGTGGAGGAGGACATCAGCTTCCACCACACGCTCGCGGACGCACTGGCGTTGGCAGGGCCGCAGCATGCGGCTGTAGAGCTCGCAGCGCCCCTGATGGACCAGGTACTGCGTTCCGCGGCTCAGGGCGTCGTACTGCCACAGAAGGCCACGTCGTTCGGGCCGAAGCCGCGAGTGGGGTTGCTGTTCCGGATGCTGTGAGGTCAGGGCCGGTGGTACAGGCTCAGGAACTGCTCGCGGAGGGGCCTGCGGGCCGCGCGGTGGCGTTCTGTGAGCCGTCCGAGGGTGAAGGAGAGCTCCGGGTCGTCCTGAGCGGCCGCCTCGGCCGCCATACCGGTCAGGGCGTCTGCTGCGGCGCAGTGGTCCTGGTGCTGGCCCAGGAGCTCCTGGTACGTGGCTGCTTGGGTTGCGGTGGCTTTTGCTTCCTCACCGAGTACGGCGGCACTGGTGTCGGCGGCGTACCGGACTCGCTTCGCCAGCAGACGGACCTCGTGCCAGTCGTCGTCGGCGCTCCAGGGCTTGAGCTTGCCGGCTTCCTGGGTGAACTTCGCGGTCGCCGACTGGAGGAGCTCGGGTAGGACCTCGCCACAGGGTCTGTCCGCCTTGGGCGTCAGGTCCGGGCCTGCCGCGATCGACTCGATCTTGGTGAGCAGGTCCTTCGTGGTCTCGCCGAGCACTACCTCGGCGGAGCGCGCCGCGGCGCGGTCGAGTCCGAGGGTGAGCGTGGTGAGGATCGTGTCGACGTGTTCCTCGTTGTCCTCGCTGGTGGTGTTCTCGCGGACGAGGGCGGCGATCACTTCCAGATCGCGCGCCTCGCCGCAGGCCTGGGCGAGCGCGGCCAGGTCGGCCCGGAGCCCGGGCGCCCAGTCGCCGGCCAGGAGTCTGCGGAACAGCTTGAGGTCACTGCGTAATCGCCGACAGGAGACCCGCACCTGGTGGATGGCGTCGTCTTCTCCCGCCGACACCATCCCGACCGACTTCGCGAGCCGGCCGGCACCCCTCGCGAGCGCCACGCCGACAAGCACGCCGACCGGGCTCTCCGCCACCACCAGATCCCGGTCAGCCACAGCCCTACTCCTCGGTGTCCTCAGGCTTGCCGCGCTCGTCGCCGGTCGAGTCCTTCACGTCCTCGAACTCGTCGACTCCGTCCTCATCCAGATCGTCACCGGCTTCATCCTCAGCCGCATCCTCAGCCTCGTCAGCCTCATCCTCAGCCTCATCGGCCTCGTCAGCAGCCTCGTCGGCCTCATCTACGGACTCGTCGGCTTCGTCCGCGGTCTCGTCATCCGCGTCGGCTTCGGCGTCGTCGAGGTCGGCTTCGTCCGTCAGGTCGTCGTCCTCCTCGACCTCGTCCTCCTCTTCGAAGTACTCGTCGTCGAGGACGGTGTCGTCTTCGTCGAGGTCGGTGAACTCGAGCCCCTCCAGCTCCGCAGCACGCTCCGCTGCGCCGGTGAGACCGTCACCGTCGACACCAGCCGCACGGTGGAACCAGACCAGCGCCTCGTCCGTACGACCGGCCTCGGCCAGGGCATCGGCGTAGGCGTACCGCAGCCGCGGCAGCCACTCGGCGCGCGTCCGCTTGGTCAGCTCCGGCACCTCGAGCGTCTGAATCGCCGCCGCGGTCTGTCCCATGTCACGCCGCGCCCCGGCCGCCACGATCAGCAGCTCGATCTGCGTCGGCTCGGACAGCTC carries:
- a CDS encoding CHAD domain-containing protein: MADRDLVVAESPVGVLVGVALARGAGRLAKSVGMVSAGEDDAIHQVRVSCRRLRSDLKLFRRLLAGDWAPGLRADLAALAQACGEARDLEVIAALVRENTTSEDNEEHVDTILTTLTLGLDRAAARSAEVVLGETTKDLLTKIESIAAGPDLTPKADRPCGEVLPELLQSATAKFTQEAGKLKPWSADDDWHEVRLLAKRVRYAADTSAAVLGEEAKATATQAATYQELLGQHQDHCAAADALTGMAAEAAAQDDPELSFTLGRLTERHRAARRPLREQFLSLYHRP
- a CDS encoding DUF1015 family protein codes for the protein MPDARGVLRLDPLRAWRFVAGKVSALGAVTSPPYDVLEPAIVRRLTDSDLHNMVRLILPRDPDLGPGRYDEPAQRLARWQRDGVVIQDERPALYVYEQRLGDALLCGLVGSLRLDPGRTVVLPHEEVMPHWVDDRLRLMEATDADLEPILLAYAGGSVASDAVDAARAGEPWVEAETYNGAEHRIWRIDDPQVLEAIAAELAKHEAVIADGHHRYAAYLERQLREPYRPGAEAGLAMLVDYIRHPLTLDPIHRVVPGLDLETVRTHTPTGWQMQPGRVEGDPDRISITDGTSWLTLHSDVDTPTVALLHEVLLPAWGVVEEDISFHHTLADALALAGPQHAAVELAAPLMDQVLRSAAQGVVLPQKATSFGPKPRVGLLFRML